In the Engystomops pustulosus chromosome 2, aEngPut4.maternal, whole genome shotgun sequence genome, one interval contains:
- the LOC140116824 gene encoding uncharacterized protein, producing the protein MPLETFSYNCEETADILSQPTISTEFLHIPSNEFKVRDFERTSKQALNSQLHCATLSEYLKVQRIPRGLRVPLRPTFFKDNKEFCSKFEQILNKCSLDLMTLTVEFLHKEIANLQEKVSSIETQLQTTVPTEEFSSLQTKLKTSLDTFKKEQETKKRQKFFRDADDYLNDRVYKWQDNFQSYNSRRRRYRSPATSSASSMEGEYQDQSTFSFLGTNRGRPPRGRRGGARDITRDQPPTMATRSQRR; encoded by the exons ATGCCACTAGAAACCTTTTCATATAATTGTGAAGAAACGGCTGATATTCTGTCACAGCCCACAATCTCAACAGAATTTCTACATATTCCATCCAATGAGTTCAAAGTAAGAGACTTTGAACGAACATCGAAACAGGCCTTGAATTCCCAACTTCACTGTGCCACCCTATCAGAGTACTTGAAGGTCCAACGCATACCTAGAGGACTACGAGTCCCCCTCAGACCGACCTTTTTCAAAGATAATAAGGAATTCTGCTCAAAATTTGAACAGATCCTGAACAAGTGCTCCCTTGATTTAATGACCCTCACCGTTGAATTTCTACACAAGGAGATTGCTAATCTCCAAGAAAAAGTTTCCAGCATAGAAACTCAACTTCAGACAACAGTTCCTACTGAAGAATTTTCATCCTTACAGACCAAACTAAAGACATCCCTTGACACATTCAAGAAAGAACAGGAAACCAAGAAGCGCCAGAAGTTCTTCAGAGACGCAGACGATTACCTCAACGACAGGGTCTATAAATGGCAGGACAACTTTCAGTCATACAACTCTCGTCGACGAAGATACAGATCACCCGCCACCTCTTCAGCTTCGAGCATGGAAGGGGAATACCAAGACCAgtcaactttttcttttttaggtACAAACCGGGGACGCCCACCAAGAGGAAGACGAGGAGGAGCAAGAGACATCACCCGAGATCAACCCCCAACGATGGCAACTCGATCCCAG AGACGATAA